The proteins below come from a single Antennarius striatus isolate MH-2024 chromosome 18, ASM4005453v1, whole genome shotgun sequence genomic window:
- the tmub1 gene encoding transmembrane and ubiquitin-like domain-containing protein 1, translated as MALIEGVGDEVTLLFGTLLLLLVVLLAWLSTRTTEPPEHLFSSALGPAPSLRSSPAHQDTPSSSSDATDSSSPSSSVSDGSPTEAPPSDASVRGDKEGGAGEGGVEAAGRDGLRSRGGGGGGEGESPPSQRNMVVRLKFLNDTERTAQVKPQDTIGYIKRTYFAGQEEQVRLIYQGHLLQDDAQTLASLNLAHNCVLHCHISQHAGRGAAGGPRPADQVQVALNVGSLMVPLLVLMLSVLWYCQIQYRQFFTAPATASLVGVTIFLSLVAFGVYRR; from the exons ATGGCTCTGATCGAAGGCGTAGGAGACGAGGTGACTCTGCTGTTCGGcacgctgctcctcctcctggtggtGCTGCTCGCCTGGCTCTCCACCCGCACCACCGAGCCGCCAGAGCACCTTTTCTCCTCCGCtctaggccccgccccctcgtTGAGGAGCAGCCCCGCCCATCAGGACACGCCCTCGTCGTCCAGCGATGCCACCGATTCGTCGTCGCCCTCCAGCTCTGTGAGCGACGGCTCTCCGACGGAGGCGCCGCCCTCAGACGCCTCCGTCCGGGGAGACAAAGAGGGAGgggctggggaggggggggtcgaAGCGGCAGGAAGAGACGGCTTGAggagcagagggggggggggaggaggagaaggagagtcCCCGCCCTCTCAGAGGAACATGGTGGTCAGGTTAAAGTTCCTCAACGACACAGAAAGAACGGCCCAGGTCAAACCGCAGGACACCATCGGGTACATCAAACG GACCTACTTCGCGGGTCAGGAGGAGCAGGTGCGTCTGATCTACCAGGGTCACCTCCTGCAGGACGACGCTCAGACTCTGGCCTCCCTGAACCTGGCCCACAACTGCGTCCTTCACTGCCACATCTCCCAGCACGCCGGCCGGGGCGCGGCGGGGGGGCCGCGGCCCGCCGACCAGGTGCAGGTGGCCCTGAACGTGGGCAGCCTGATGGTCCCCCTGCTGGTGCTCATGCTGTCCGTGCTGTGGTACTGTCAGATCCAGTACCGGCAGTTCTTCACTGCCCCCGCCACGGCGTCGCTGGTGGGGGTCACCAtcttcctcagcctggtggCCTTTGGCGTCTACCGTCGCTA
- the asap1a gene encoding arf-GAP with SH3 domain, ANK repeat and PH domain-containing protein 1a — MMPDQISVCEFLSETTEDYNSPTTSSFTTRLQSCRNTVSILEEALDQDRSALQKVKKSVKSIYSSGQEHAGNQESFSQALERLGGNNFELGAAFMKFSCLVKELAALLKNLLQSLSHNVVFTLDSLLKGDLKGIKGDLKKPFDKAWKDYETKFTKIEKEKRENAKQHGMIRTEITGAEIAEEMEKERRLFQLQMCEYLIKVNEIKTKKGVDLLQNLIKYYHAQCNFFQDGLKTADKLKQYIEKLAADLFNIKQSQDEEKKQLTALRDLIKSSLQLDQRESRRDSQSKQGGYSMHQLQGNKEFGSEKRGYLLKKSDGLRKVWQRRKCSVKSGFLTISHATSNRQPARLNLLTCQVKPSAEDKKCFDLISHNRTYHFQAEDEAEFVSWVSVLTNSKEEALNVAFQGGGQSSGVEEEEELTKSIIDEVLRLPGNNSCCDCGATDPRWISTNLGVLTCIECSGIHREMGVHVSRIQSLELDKLGTSELLLARNVGNCSFNEIMEANLPSLSVKPTASSDMMARKEFINAKYMEHKFVRRTVSAGAGCLDEVDEAVQSRDLLAVIQLFAEGVELLQPLPEPGKEAGETALHYCVRTADQSSLPLVDFLVQNSGNLDGQTEGGNTALHYCCLYNKPQCLKLLLRGKPDIHITNQNGDTALDIARRLKNPQCEDPLVEAISGRFNPHVHVEYDWNLRLDELDESDDELEERPSPVKKERSLRPQSFCPTSSVSSQEKVSVPAFVPPHRDKQRLSYGAFANPVYSTSSEMPPSPGPDSSGPSPAPRGQGKGAAAAPPTSLPLTSQTSGGGSSTLKKRPPPPPPGHKRTLSDPPSPVLQGPSAKGEAQGSEFTPPPGHRTKKLEGIQQQSTTSSKSTLGPRVLPKLPQKVALRKIDNVHLPSVDKPVQSPDVLHKLSSSQPEPQKSPPFIDASPKAPPTPSDSAQRAPLTDKPQLFDLPPKPLLKDLPPKPQMADLPPKPLLSDRPGPAPIAMETQESKAAVAESQACVQQGELSPRPAAENVDEMPVPLPRKINSLKNKIRRVKTIYDCQADNDDELTFTEGEVIIVTGEEDQEWWIGHIEGQPERKGVFPMSFVQSLCD; from the exons ATGATGCCGGATCAGATCTCAGTGTGTGAGTTCCTGTCGGAGACCACCGAGGACTATAACTCCCCCACCACGTCCAGCTTCACCACCCGGCTGCAGAGCTGCAGGAACACCGTCAGCATCCTGGAAGAG GCTCTGGATCAGGACCGCTCAGCTCTCCAGAAGGTGAAGAAGTCGGTGAAATCCATCTACAGTTCAGGACAag AGCATGCTGGGAACCAGGAGAGCTTCAGTCAAGCTCTGGAGAGACTGGGAGGAAACAACTTTGAGCTGGGAGCGGCCTTCATGAAGTTCTCTTGTCTGGTGAAGGAACTCGCTGCTCTGCTGAAGAACCTG CTGCAGAGCTTAAGTCACAATGTCGTCTTCACGCTGGACTCCCTCTTAAAGGGAGATCTGAAAGGAATTAAAGGG gatCTGAAGAAGCCTTTCGATAAAGCCTGGAAAGATTACGAGACCAAGTT CACGAAAATcgagaaagagaagagggagaaCGCCAAACAACACGGGATGATCCGAACGGAGATCACGGGCGCTGAGATCGCcgaggagatggagaaagagcgGCGTCTGTTCCAGCTGCAGATGTGTGAG TACCTGATCAAAGTCAACGAGATCAAAACCAAGAAGGGAGTGGACCTGTTACAGAACCTCATCAAGTATTACCACGCTCAGTGCAA TTTTTTCCAGGATGGTTTGAAAACAGCCGACAAACTGAAGCAGTACATCGAAAAGCTGGCCGCCGACCTGTTCAAC ATCAAACAGAGTCAGGACGaggagaagaagcagctgaCGGCGCTCAGAGATCTCATCAAGAGCTCCTTACAGCTGGACCAGAGGGAG TCCAGGAGA GACTCCCAGAGCAAACAGGGCGGCTACAGCATGCACCAGCTGCAGGGCAACAAGGAGTTCGGCAGCGAGAAGCGAGGATACCTGTTGAAGAAAAGCGACGG GTTGAGGAAGGTCTGGCAGCGGAGGAAGTGTTCAGTGAAAAGTGGATTCCTCACGATCTCTCATGCTACA tctaaCAGACAACCTGCTCGACTGAACCTCCTCACCTGTCAGGTGAAACCCAGCGCAGAAGACAAGAAATGCTTTGACCTCATCTCTC ATAACCGGACGTACCACTTCCAGGCTGAAGACGAGGCAGAGTTTGTCAG ctggGTGTCGGTTCTCACTAACAGTAAGGAGGAGGCCCTGAACGTGGCGTTCCAGGGCGGAGGTCAGAGTTCAggtgtggaggaagaggaggagctcacCAAGAGCATCATCGACGAGGTGCTGCGGTTGCCTGGAAACAACAGCTGCTGCGACTGCGGAGccacgg atccTCGCTGGATCTCCACAAACCTCGGCGTTCTGACCTGCATCGAGTGTTCCGGGATCCACAGAGAGATGGGGGTCCACGTGTCCAGAATCCAGAGTTTGGAACTGGACAAACTGGGAACCTCCGAACTTCTg CTTGCTAGGAATGTTGGGAACTGTAGTTTCAATGAGATCATGGAGGCCAACCTCCCATCTCTGTCCGTGAAGCCGACGGCCTCCAGCGACAT GATGGCGAGGAAGGAGTTCATCAACGCCAAATACATGGAGCACAAATTCGTCCGGCGCACCGTCTCGGCAGGCGCCGGCTGTCTGGATGAGGTGGACGAAGCGGTGCAATCCAGAGACCTGCTGGCTGTAATCCAGCTGTTTGCTGAGGGGGTGGAGCTTCTGCAGCCCCTCCCCGAACCAGGAAAG gaagctggagagacaGCTTTACATTATTGTGTGCGAACAGCTGATCAGTCGTCGCTCCCCCTGGTCGACTTCCTGGTCCAGAACAG cGGGAAcctggatggacagacggaggGGGGGAACACGGCTTTACATTACTGCTGTCTGTACAACAAACCTCAGtgtctgaagctgctgctgcgaGGAAAACCTGACATCCATATAA ccaatcagaatggaGATACGGCGCTGGATATTGCCCGCAGGCTGAAGAACCCTCAGTGTGAGGACCCG TTGGTGGAGGCGATTTCTGGCAGGTTTAACCCTCACGTTCATGTGGAATATGACTGGAACCTCCGCCTGGATGAACTGGATGAGAGCGACGACGAGCTGGAGGAGCGG CCCAGCCCGGTGAAGAAGGAACGCTCTCTCCGTCCTCAGAGCTTCTGTCCGACCTCCAGCGTCTCCTCACAGGAGAAGGTCTCTGTTCCCGCCTTCGTTCCTCCCCACAGGGACAAGCAGCGTCTCTCCTACGGGGCGTTCGCTAACCCGGTCTACAGCACCTCCTCTGAAATGCCTCCTTCTCCCGGACCAGACTCGTCGGGGCCCTCACCGGCCCCCAGGGGCCAGGGCAAAG GCGCTgccgctgccccccccacctccctacCCCTCACCTCTCAGACCAGCGGAGGAGGAAGCTCCACCCTGAAGAAGAgaccgcctcctcctccccccggACACAAGCGCACACTCTCCGACCCCCCCAGCCCAGTCCTGCAAGGACCTTCAGCTAAAGGTGAGGCTCAAG gaagtgagttcacccccccaccaggaCACAGGACAAAGAAGTTGGAGGGAATCCAGCAGCAGAG TACGACCTCAAGCAAGTCGACGCTGGGACCCAGAGTTCTACCCAAATTACCTCAGAAAG TGGCTTTGAGGAAGATCGATAACGTCCACCTCCCCTCGGTGGACAAGCCCGTCCAGTCTCCAGACGTCCTCCACAAACTGTCCTCTTCTCAGCCTGAACCCCAGAAGTCTCCTCCCTTCATCGACGCCTCCCccaaagccccgcccaccccatCAGACTCCGCCCAGAGAGCCCCGCTGACTGACAAGCCCCAACTGTTTGACCTACCCCCAAAACCCCTTCTCAAAGACCTCCCGCCCAAACCCCAGATGGCAGACCTCCCGCCCAAGCCGCTTCTCAGCGACAGGCCTGGTCCTGCCCCCATCGCTATGGAGACACAGGAATCCAAGGCGGCAGTGGCCGAGAGTCAAGCGTGcgtccagcagggggagctgtCACCTCGACCAGCGGCTGAAAACGTCGACGAGATGCCCGTCCCTCTGCCGCGAAAAATCAACTCC CTGAAGAACAAAATCCGGCGGGTGAAAACCATCTACGATTGTCAGGCAGACAATGACGACGAACTGACGTTTACGGAGGGAGAAGTCATCATTGTCACTGGAGAGGAGGACCAGGAGTGGTGG ATTGGACACATCGAGGGACAGCCGGAGAGGAAAGGCGTCTTCCCCATGTCCTTTGTTCAAAGCCTTTGTGATTGA
- the ubtfl gene encoding upstream binding transcription factor, like isoform X1, with translation MNGSSSVSRGQAARVKSEPDDWSKEDCLTLLERIRSLLPDGDGMKYKTTESHFDWEKVCFGSFTGDMCRQKWQKVSTEVRKYRTMSELIIDAMELVKNPYKGKKLKTHPDFPKKPLTPYFRFFMEKRAKYAKIHPEMSNLDLTKILSKKYKELPEKKKQKYITEFQREKEEFEKNMARFKEDHPELIEERKKSDLPEKPKTPQQLWYNHEKKAYMKLHPEVSQKELKEALRRQWSQLSDKRRLKWISKALELQKDYEGNMRAYHEAHPDVNSDDHVRSVLTKAERQLKDKFDGRPTKPPPNGYSLYCAELMVNMKDVPSTERMVLCSKQWKMMTQKEKDMFQKRCEQRKKQYDVDLQRFLESLPEEERDRVMSEEKLGGAKLGGGVAASPHRARSPTVKEPSREAEPEPWVPSNLPKERREGKKTAKLPETPKTAEEMWQHSVIGDYLAKYRSDRRKAQAGMEAAWKSMEKKEKIPWIKKAAEDQKRYEVQYQSVRELLEMRTPAAGQSQRKPKFDGEPKKPPVSGYQMFSQELLTNGELNHFSLKERMVEIGKRWHKLSQNQKEKYKKLVEEQQVEYKAELEAWVKSLSPQDRAVYKEFSSQKRRSTTKVRSSPGAKVRVTAKGKAASSRATTQTVGVAKRAMAYRAKQQDMSDSDEEEEKSDSSDSDEDDETSASSDSDDDDENDDDEDEDQSSSEESSDSDSD, from the exons atgaACGGCAGCAGCAGCGTCTCCAGAGGTCAGGCCGCCAGGGTCAAGAGCGAGCCAG atgACTGGAGCAAAGAGGACTGCCTGACTCTGTTGGAGCGGATTCGCAGTCTGCTGCCAGACGGAGACGGCATGAAGTACAAAACCACCGAGTCGCACTTCGACTGGGAGAAAGTTTGTTTCGGCAGCTTCACCGGAGACATGTGTCGCCAGAAGTGGCAGAAAGTCTCCACCGAG GTTCGTAAGTACAGAACGATGTCGGAGCTCATCATCGACGCCATGGAGCTGGTGAAGAATCCCTACAAGGGCAAGAAACTGAAG ACCCACCCGGATTTCCCCAAGAAACCTTTGACTCCGTATTTCCGATTCTTCATGGAAAAACGTGCCAAATACGCCAAAATCCACCCGGAGATGAGCAACCTGGACCTGACCAAGATCCTGTCCAAGAAGTACAAGGAGCTACCGGAGAAGAAAAAG CAAAAATACATCACAGAGTTTCAACGAGAGAAGGAGGAGTTTGAGAAGAACATGGCGAGATTCAA GGAGGATCATCCTGAGCTGATCGAGGAGAGGAAGAAGTCCGACCTGCCGGAGAAACCCAAGACACCCCAGCAGCTATGGTACAACCACGAGAAGAAGGCCTACATGAAGCTCCACCCGGAg GTGAGTCagaaggagctgaaggaggccTTGAGGAGGCAGTGGTCCCAGCTGTCCGACAAGAGGAGACTGAAGTGGATCAGCAAAGCCCTGGAGCTCCAGAAGGACTACGAG ggcaACATGAGAGCGTACCATGAGGCTCACCCAGACGTGAACTCCGACGATCACGTCCGGTCGGTCCTCACCAAAGCCGAGAGACAACTGAAGGACAAGTTCGACGGACGGCCGACTAAACCACCGCC CAACGGCTACTCGCTGTACTGCGCGGAGCTGATGGTGAACATGAAGGACGTCCCCAGCACGGAGCGGATGGTGCTCTGCAGCAAGCAGTGGAAGATGATGACGCAGAAGGAGAAGGACATGTTTCAGAAGCGCTGCGAGCAG AGAAAGAAGCAGTATGACGTCGACCTGCAGAGGTTTCTTGAG AGTCTGCCAGAGGAAGAACGAGACCGGGTCATGTCTGAGGAAAAACTGGGAGGGGCCAAACtgggagggggcgtggccgCAAGCCCACACAGAGCCAGATCTCCAACTGTGAAG gaaCCAAGTcgggaggcggagccagagcCGTGGGTGCCTAGCAACCTGCCAAAGGAGCGACGGGAGGGAAAGAAGACGGCAAAACTCCCAGAGACGCCCAAAACGGCCGAGGAGATGTGGCAGCACAGCGTGATCGGAGACTACCTGGCAAAATACAGA AGCGATCGCAGGAAGGCCCAGGCGGGAATGGAGGCGGCCTGGAAGTCgatggagaagaaagaaaagatccCGTGGATCAAGAAGGCGGCAGAAGACCAGAAGCGTTACGAGGTTCAGTACCAGTCTGTG AGGGAGCTGTTGGAGATGAGGACTCCAGCAGCgggtcagagtcagaggaaacccaaGTTTGACGGAGAACCAAAGAAACCGCCAGT GAGCGGGTATCAGATGTTCTCCCAGGAGCTGCTGACCAATGGCGAGCTGAATCACTTCAGCCTGAAGGAGCGGATGGTGGAGATCGGGAAGAGGTGGCACAAACTGAGCCAGAACCAGAAAGAGAAGTACAagaagctggtggaggagcagcaggtggagtACAAGGCGGAGCTGGAGGCCTGGGTCAAG TCTTTGTCTCCTCAGGATCGAGCCGTCTACAAGGAGTTCTCCTCGCAG AAACGCCGCAGCACTACTAAAGTTCGCAGCAGTCCTGGAGCTAAAGTTCGCGTGACGGCGAAGGGAAAGGCGGCGAGTTCACGAGCCACGACGCAGACGGTCGGCGTGGCGAAGAGGGCCATGGCGTACCGAGCAAAA CAGCAGGATATGTCCGACTccgatgaggaggaagagaaaagcgACTCGTCCGACTCCGACGAAGACGACGAGACGTCAGCATCGTCGGACAGCGATGATGACGACgag aacgatgatgatgaggacGAAGATCAAAGCTCCTCTGAGGAATCCAGTGACTCAGATTCGGACTAG
- the ubtfl gene encoding upstream binding transcription factor, like isoform X3, with amino-acid sequence MNGSSSVSRGQAARVKSEPDDWSKEDCLTLLERIRSLLPDGDGMKYKTTESHFDWEKVCFGSFTGDMCRQKWQKVSTEVRKYRTMSELIIDAMELVKNPYKGKKLKTHPDFPKKPLTPYFRFFMEKRAKYAKIHPEMSNLDLTKILSKKYKELPEKKKQKYITEFQREKEEFEKNMARFKEDHPELIEERKKSDLPEKPKTPQQLWYNHEKKAYMKLHPEVSQKELKEALRRQWSQLSDKRRLKWISKALELQKDYEGNMRAYHEAHPDVNSDDHVRSVLTKAERQLKDKFDGRPTKPPPNGYSLYCAELMVNMKDVPSTERMVLCSKQWKMMTQKEKDMFQKRCEQRKKQYDVDLQRFLESLPEEERDRVMSEEKLGGAKLGGGVAASPHRARSPTVKEPSREAEPEPWVPSNLPKERREGKKTAKLPETPKTAEEMWQHSVIGDYLAKYRSDRRKAQAGMEAAWKSMEKKEKIPWIKKAAEDQKRYEVQYQSVRELLEMRTPAAGQSQRKPKFDGEPKKPPVSGYQMFSQELLTNGELNHFSLKERMVEIGKRWHKLSQNQKEKYKKLVEEQQVEYKAELEAWVKSLSPQDRAVYKEFSSQKRRSTTKVRSSPGAKVRVTAKGKAASSRATTQTVGVAKRAMAYRAKQDMSDSDEEEEKSDSSDSDEDDETSASSDSDDDDENDDDEDEDQSSSEESSDSDSD; translated from the exons atgaACGGCAGCAGCAGCGTCTCCAGAGGTCAGGCCGCCAGGGTCAAGAGCGAGCCAG atgACTGGAGCAAAGAGGACTGCCTGACTCTGTTGGAGCGGATTCGCAGTCTGCTGCCAGACGGAGACGGCATGAAGTACAAAACCACCGAGTCGCACTTCGACTGGGAGAAAGTTTGTTTCGGCAGCTTCACCGGAGACATGTGTCGCCAGAAGTGGCAGAAAGTCTCCACCGAG GTTCGTAAGTACAGAACGATGTCGGAGCTCATCATCGACGCCATGGAGCTGGTGAAGAATCCCTACAAGGGCAAGAAACTGAAG ACCCACCCGGATTTCCCCAAGAAACCTTTGACTCCGTATTTCCGATTCTTCATGGAAAAACGTGCCAAATACGCCAAAATCCACCCGGAGATGAGCAACCTGGACCTGACCAAGATCCTGTCCAAGAAGTACAAGGAGCTACCGGAGAAGAAAAAG CAAAAATACATCACAGAGTTTCAACGAGAGAAGGAGGAGTTTGAGAAGAACATGGCGAGATTCAA GGAGGATCATCCTGAGCTGATCGAGGAGAGGAAGAAGTCCGACCTGCCGGAGAAACCCAAGACACCCCAGCAGCTATGGTACAACCACGAGAAGAAGGCCTACATGAAGCTCCACCCGGAg GTGAGTCagaaggagctgaaggaggccTTGAGGAGGCAGTGGTCCCAGCTGTCCGACAAGAGGAGACTGAAGTGGATCAGCAAAGCCCTGGAGCTCCAGAAGGACTACGAG ggcaACATGAGAGCGTACCATGAGGCTCACCCAGACGTGAACTCCGACGATCACGTCCGGTCGGTCCTCACCAAAGCCGAGAGACAACTGAAGGACAAGTTCGACGGACGGCCGACTAAACCACCGCC CAACGGCTACTCGCTGTACTGCGCGGAGCTGATGGTGAACATGAAGGACGTCCCCAGCACGGAGCGGATGGTGCTCTGCAGCAAGCAGTGGAAGATGATGACGCAGAAGGAGAAGGACATGTTTCAGAAGCGCTGCGAGCAG AGAAAGAAGCAGTATGACGTCGACCTGCAGAGGTTTCTTGAG AGTCTGCCAGAGGAAGAACGAGACCGGGTCATGTCTGAGGAAAAACTGGGAGGGGCCAAACtgggagggggcgtggccgCAAGCCCACACAGAGCCAGATCTCCAACTGTGAAG gaaCCAAGTcgggaggcggagccagagcCGTGGGTGCCTAGCAACCTGCCAAAGGAGCGACGGGAGGGAAAGAAGACGGCAAAACTCCCAGAGACGCCCAAAACGGCCGAGGAGATGTGGCAGCACAGCGTGATCGGAGACTACCTGGCAAAATACAGA AGCGATCGCAGGAAGGCCCAGGCGGGAATGGAGGCGGCCTGGAAGTCgatggagaagaaagaaaagatccCGTGGATCAAGAAGGCGGCAGAAGACCAGAAGCGTTACGAGGTTCAGTACCAGTCTGTG AGGGAGCTGTTGGAGATGAGGACTCCAGCAGCgggtcagagtcagaggaaacccaaGTTTGACGGAGAACCAAAGAAACCGCCAGT GAGCGGGTATCAGATGTTCTCCCAGGAGCTGCTGACCAATGGCGAGCTGAATCACTTCAGCCTGAAGGAGCGGATGGTGGAGATCGGGAAGAGGTGGCACAAACTGAGCCAGAACCAGAAAGAGAAGTACAagaagctggtggaggagcagcaggtggagtACAAGGCGGAGCTGGAGGCCTGGGTCAAG TCTTTGTCTCCTCAGGATCGAGCCGTCTACAAGGAGTTCTCCTCGCAG AAACGCCGCAGCACTACTAAAGTTCGCAGCAGTCCTGGAGCTAAAGTTCGCGTGACGGCGAAGGGAAAGGCGGCGAGTTCACGAGCCACGACGCAGACGGTCGGCGTGGCGAAGAGGGCCATGGCGTACCGAGCAAAA CAGGATATGTCCGACTccgatgaggaggaagagaaaagcgACTCGTCCGACTCCGACGAAGACGACGAGACGTCAGCATCGTCGGACAGCGATGATGACGACgag aacgatgatgatgaggacGAAGATCAAAGCTCCTCTGAGGAATCCAGTGACTCAGATTCGGACTAG
- the ubtfl gene encoding upstream binding transcription factor, like isoform X2: MNGSSSVSRGQAARVKSEPDDWSKEDCLTLLERIRSLLPDGDGMKYKTTESHFDWEKVCFGSFTGDMCRQKWQKVSTEVRKYRTMSELIIDAMELVKNPYKGKKLKTHPDFPKKPLTPYFRFFMEKRAKYAKIHPEMSNLDLTKILSKKYKELPEKKKQKYITEFQREKEEFEKNMARFKEDHPELIEERKKSDLPEKPKTPQQLWYNHEKKAYMKLHPEVSQKELKEALRRQWSQLSDKRRLKWISKALELQKDYEGNMRAYHEAHPDVNSDDHVRSVLTKAERQLKDKFDGRPTKPPPNGYSLYCAELMVNMKDVPSTERMVLCSKQWKMMTQKEKDMFQKRCEQRKKQYDVDLQRFLESLPEEERDRVMSEEKLGGAKLGGGVAASPHRARSPTVKEPSREAEPEPWVPSNLPKERREGKKTAKLPETPKTAEEMWQHSVIGDYLAKYRSDRRKAQAGMEAAWKSMEKKEKIPWIKKAAEDQKRYERELLEMRTPAAGQSQRKPKFDGEPKKPPVSGYQMFSQELLTNGELNHFSLKERMVEIGKRWHKLSQNQKEKYKKLVEEQQVEYKAELEAWVKSLSPQDRAVYKEFSSQKRRSTTKVRSSPGAKVRVTAKGKAASSRATTQTVGVAKRAMAYRAKQQDMSDSDEEEEKSDSSDSDEDDETSASSDSDDDDENDDDEDEDQSSSEESSDSDSD, from the exons atgaACGGCAGCAGCAGCGTCTCCAGAGGTCAGGCCGCCAGGGTCAAGAGCGAGCCAG atgACTGGAGCAAAGAGGACTGCCTGACTCTGTTGGAGCGGATTCGCAGTCTGCTGCCAGACGGAGACGGCATGAAGTACAAAACCACCGAGTCGCACTTCGACTGGGAGAAAGTTTGTTTCGGCAGCTTCACCGGAGACATGTGTCGCCAGAAGTGGCAGAAAGTCTCCACCGAG GTTCGTAAGTACAGAACGATGTCGGAGCTCATCATCGACGCCATGGAGCTGGTGAAGAATCCCTACAAGGGCAAGAAACTGAAG ACCCACCCGGATTTCCCCAAGAAACCTTTGACTCCGTATTTCCGATTCTTCATGGAAAAACGTGCCAAATACGCCAAAATCCACCCGGAGATGAGCAACCTGGACCTGACCAAGATCCTGTCCAAGAAGTACAAGGAGCTACCGGAGAAGAAAAAG CAAAAATACATCACAGAGTTTCAACGAGAGAAGGAGGAGTTTGAGAAGAACATGGCGAGATTCAA GGAGGATCATCCTGAGCTGATCGAGGAGAGGAAGAAGTCCGACCTGCCGGAGAAACCCAAGACACCCCAGCAGCTATGGTACAACCACGAGAAGAAGGCCTACATGAAGCTCCACCCGGAg GTGAGTCagaaggagctgaaggaggccTTGAGGAGGCAGTGGTCCCAGCTGTCCGACAAGAGGAGACTGAAGTGGATCAGCAAAGCCCTGGAGCTCCAGAAGGACTACGAG ggcaACATGAGAGCGTACCATGAGGCTCACCCAGACGTGAACTCCGACGATCACGTCCGGTCGGTCCTCACCAAAGCCGAGAGACAACTGAAGGACAAGTTCGACGGACGGCCGACTAAACCACCGCC CAACGGCTACTCGCTGTACTGCGCGGAGCTGATGGTGAACATGAAGGACGTCCCCAGCACGGAGCGGATGGTGCTCTGCAGCAAGCAGTGGAAGATGATGACGCAGAAGGAGAAGGACATGTTTCAGAAGCGCTGCGAGCAG AGAAAGAAGCAGTATGACGTCGACCTGCAGAGGTTTCTTGAG AGTCTGCCAGAGGAAGAACGAGACCGGGTCATGTCTGAGGAAAAACTGGGAGGGGCCAAACtgggagggggcgtggccgCAAGCCCACACAGAGCCAGATCTCCAACTGTGAAG gaaCCAAGTcgggaggcggagccagagcCGTGGGTGCCTAGCAACCTGCCAAAGGAGCGACGGGAGGGAAAGAAGACGGCAAAACTCCCAGAGACGCCCAAAACGGCCGAGGAGATGTGGCAGCACAGCGTGATCGGAGACTACCTGGCAAAATACAGA AGCGATCGCAGGAAGGCCCAGGCGGGAATGGAGGCGGCCTGGAAGTCgatggagaagaaagaaaagatccCGTGGATCAAGAAGGCGGCAGAAGACCAGAAGCGTTACGAG AGGGAGCTGTTGGAGATGAGGACTCCAGCAGCgggtcagagtcagaggaaacccaaGTTTGACGGAGAACCAAAGAAACCGCCAGT GAGCGGGTATCAGATGTTCTCCCAGGAGCTGCTGACCAATGGCGAGCTGAATCACTTCAGCCTGAAGGAGCGGATGGTGGAGATCGGGAAGAGGTGGCACAAACTGAGCCAGAACCAGAAAGAGAAGTACAagaagctggtggaggagcagcaggtggagtACAAGGCGGAGCTGGAGGCCTGGGTCAAG TCTTTGTCTCCTCAGGATCGAGCCGTCTACAAGGAGTTCTCCTCGCAG AAACGCCGCAGCACTACTAAAGTTCGCAGCAGTCCTGGAGCTAAAGTTCGCGTGACGGCGAAGGGAAAGGCGGCGAGTTCACGAGCCACGACGCAGACGGTCGGCGTGGCGAAGAGGGCCATGGCGTACCGAGCAAAA CAGCAGGATATGTCCGACTccgatgaggaggaagagaaaagcgACTCGTCCGACTCCGACGAAGACGACGAGACGTCAGCATCGTCGGACAGCGATGATGACGACgag aacgatgatgatgaggacGAAGATCAAAGCTCCTCTGAGGAATCCAGTGACTCAGATTCGGACTAG